One stretch of Caloenas nicobarica isolate bCalNic1 chromosome 2, bCalNic1.hap1, whole genome shotgun sequence DNA includes these proteins:
- the CFAP418 gene encoding cilia- and flagella-associated protein 418: MADDLDQLLDEVERRLCRLPGSGTAAGPRHGGGEEEKKSAAKEGRSAKLLMSAGSSEEDIDDIIDEICNDSSFAKTPLKLKSNSASFTPESNSAVVQAYRKRCCPVYLGGSSSPYGIGTNISKRTCDQLRCTACDFRVSLFNDYIWDQSCDYLFFRNNMPELSKLRAKMIKKKGARAYACQCSWRSINELTDLQTDQQLRWVCGKHAE, from the exons ATGGCGGACGACTTGGACCAGTTACTGGATGAAGTGGAGCGGCGGCTCTGCCGCCTGCCGGGGAGCGGGACGGCAGCCGGCCCGCGGCACGGCGGTGGCGAGGAGGAGAAGAAGTCGGCGGCGAAGGAGGGCAG gtcaGCTAAACTGTTGATGAGTGCTGGCAGCAGTGAAGAAGATATAGATGACATTATTGATGAGATCTGTAAtgacagcagctttgccaaaaCACCTCTG AAATTGAAGTCTAATTCTGCAAGTTTCACACCAGAAAGCAATAGTGCTGTTGTACAGGCTTATAGGAAAAG GTGCTGTCCAGTGTACCTAGGTGGAAGCTCTTCACCATATGGCATAGGAACGAATATTTCAAAAAG AACGTGTGATCAACTACGTTGCACTGCTTGTGACTTCCGTGTGTCACTTTTCAATGATTACATCTGGGATCAGTCCTGTGATTATCTTTTTTTCAG GAATAATATGCCTGAGCTCAGTAAACTAAGAGCGAAGATGATCAAGAAGAAAGGAGCACGAGCATACGCTTGTCAGTGCAGCTGGAGATCCATTAATGAATTAACCGACCTCCAAACAGACCAGCAGCTTCGGTGGGTTTGCGGTAAACATGCAGAATGA